One Euphorbia lathyris chromosome 1, ddEupLath1.1, whole genome shotgun sequence DNA segment encodes these proteins:
- the LOC136232099 gene encoding transcription factor bHLH47, which produces MGFEIIPSSADEGYVTAEATEKRCAPGKSKGKVPKRIHKAERERLKREQLNDLFLELANAVEITPPNNGKASILCEATRLLKDTLVQLECLKKENESLLFESNYVTTEKNELKEENAALETEIERLHKELDDRVAQTTPPDLNVPPPEFHRPVFSSHIPGEPIVLPAADNTLQQPSALIVLPFHPDLQPYNMTSTNVSKPHARYPTAADSWPSKLLEEQLAVRKEVQ; this is translated from the exons ATGGGTTTCGAGATCATTCCTTCTTCAGCTGATGAAGGCTATGTAACAGCAGAGGCAACAGAAAAGAG GTGCGCTCCTGGTAAAAGTAAAGGGAAAGTTCCCAAAAGAATTCACAAAGCTGAGAGGGAAAGGTTGAAGCGTGAGCAATTGAATGATCTCTTCCTTGAGCTAGCCAATGCTGTTG AAATAACTCCGCCAAATAATGGGAAGGCCTCTATATTATGTGAAGCTACTAGATTGTTGAAGGATACGCTAGTACAGCTCGAATGCCTCAAGAAAGAGAACGAATCTCTATTATTTGAATCTAACTAT GTAACGACTGAGAAGAACGAGCTGAAGGAAGAAAATGCTGCATTAGAAACTGAGATTGAGAGGCTGCACAAAGAGCTGGATGACCGCGTAGCGCAGACAACACCGCCGGATCTTAATGTGCCTCCTCCTGAATTCCACCGGCCTGTTTTTTCATCACATATTCCGGGAGAACCCATTGTGCTCCCTGCAGCAGATAATACATTGCAGCAACCATCTGCACTCATCGTCCTCCCTTTTCATCCTGATCTTCAGCCATATAACATGACCTCCACGAATGTGAGTAAACCACATGCGCGGTATCCAACCGCTGCAGATTCATGGCCTTCCAAGCTTCTTGAAGAGCAACTAGCAGTTAGGAAAGAAGTTCAATAG
- the LOC136232116 gene encoding uncharacterized protein gives MTRPIRNWWTHSKTVALIWSFCIILSFSLLQFALKNSSSSSHGYPSSSSDSPISNMELRSRLYDKMARDLDEKGPTFLNHRETSQSLSLSDIFTIENGSVVPVFKAANPPVRANVLYLNPEYSVPIWQTVKEIFSPYFDKAIWFQDPILFHFSMFHASHHVVAVTATQDEIEAEVRAVGAVAKDLCPLKIVLDRVVLTSTGVLLGCWQVISGPDPVMIRAKLQTVLPRAPKNQLYDPAILHTSLARILGHPKASHMEPSDELEFFHKLVDRLNNKIRGSEAVVSELWYVEEYDLLALALDGKRKVRKFQLGCERT, from the exons ATGACGAGACCTATAAGAAATTGGTGGACTCATTCTAAAACTGTTGCTTTAATCTGGTCTTTTTGCATAatcctttctttctctttgctcCAATTTGCTCTCAaaaattcatcttcctcttcccaCGGTTATCCCTCTTCTTCGTCAG ATTCTCCTATTTCAAACATGGAACTAAGATCTAGATTATATGATAAAATGGCGAGAGATTTGGATGAGAAAGGTCCTACTTTCCTCAATCATCGCGAAACATCTCAGTCATTATCGCTTTCAGACATTTTCACCATTGAGAATGGGTCCGTAGTTCCTGTATTTAAG GCTGCTAACCCTCCTGTCAGGGCTAATGTGTTGTATTTAAACCCAGAATACTCTGTGCCTATTTG GCAGACAGTAAAAGAAATATTTAGCCCATATTTTGATAAAG CAATTTGGTTTCAGGACCCTATTCTGTTTCATTTTAGTATGTTTCATGCCTCGCATCATGTTGTAGCTGTTACTGCAACTCAAGATGAG ATTGAAGCTGAAGTAAGAGCTGTTGGAGCTGTTGCAAAGGACCTCTGTCCCTTAAAAATTGTATTGGATAGAGTGGTATTGACTTCAACTGGTGTGCTTCTTGGGTGTTGGCAG GTGATCTCTGGACCTGATCCAGTTATGATCCGTGCTAAATTGCAAACTGTACTACCTCGTGCCCCGAAAAATCAACTT TATGATCCTGCTATTCTTCATACATCACTTGCAAGAATTCTTGGTCATCCCAAAGCTTCACATATG GAGCCTTCAGATGAACTCGAATTTTTCCACAAGCTAGTTGACCGCCTAAACAATAAAATCCGTGGAAGTGAG GCAGTTGTTTCTGAATTGTGGTATGTGGAGGAATATGATCTTTTGGCACTTGCATTGGATGGAAAAAGGAAAGTGCGCAAATTCCAACTTGGTTGCGAAAGAACCTGA